In Glycine soja cultivar W05 chromosome 10, ASM419377v2, whole genome shotgun sequence, the genomic stretch CTTCTTACTTTCACTACGGGAAATAGAACCCTCcacaaaagaaaatagaatcATCACATGTGGAACTGTGCACAAAAATAAAACCAATATCACACTTGGCAGGTAACCAGCCACCACCTGATTCACAAATTTCCtgcaaaaaaaaagactcaatttACAGTGAACTTCATAGCATTTTAAAGTTCTATCTTACATGAATTCTATTTCAAAATTTAGTATTAATATCACTTATTTATTACTTATAGCTATAGTTAGTTAAGGTGTCAAAACCAAAACATTCTATAAATATGTAATCAGTATCGACATCActtatttatcaataattacTAAGTGCAGTCTAACACCACCTTGTCAACCAATTCAAAGATCTGAAATGTCTACCTAATAATATCTTGGGAACAgtataccaaaaaaaattatctaggGAACGAAAATGGaacaagtaaaataaatatgtaatcatttttttcttagttttttcaCCATTTAAATCTCTTGTGAATGACATAATTTTACAATTCCACATCCTGGAAGCCTGAGAGAATAAGgctctggaaaaaaaaattgtaaaatgcaTCTTACATGCACATATTTACGTGAGAAGGGAAAAAGAATGTTTTATGTCCACCTTGGTTGAATGATTTATTGCATTGGAGATGGTAACATTTACAAGGAACTTGACCTTTTACAAATGACTCATACATGTTTTTCATTTTGACTCCTAAAATGTAGCAGAAAGGTTATCCTTTCCCATTGCTCCAATGAGAGTAACTTGGTCTTTTATAGTCTTCACATTAACCATGCTCCTCAGCTGGTGCTTACCAGACACTGGTGAGGTAATCCAAACTGTTTATTGTGGCGAACTTGTTTCCTCCAACGGTCATTATGTAATTTGTAATGCAAAATCTTGTATAACATAAAAACTATTTAGTAAAaggtaaaatatatatagacaAATACATACATGTATTGCAATGTAGAATATTTATTTTCCACTTTGCTTATAATGTTAATGATAAAACATCATGCTTCTTTTGATCCACAGTATGTACAAGTCATAGTTTATCCAATTTGAAATTACTTGCCATGAAATCAAACAGCATGATTATATCATTAAGAAATTATCTATCTTGTCCTACAGTATCATAAATTATAATGGTATTAGAAATTGgacattaatcatttttatgaaATCAAAAAGGATTTCTAATCCCCCCTCCCCCCCTAACTCCTTTCAAGGCCAAGACATTGTGTGCCTAATGAAGTTGGTGAGAATACTTAATCAACATGCAATCAATgcgaattttttttctttgcatccAGTATGTGTGTCACAGTGTGtgagtctatatatatatatatattgtcagGGTTCAAGTATCATAACACCTAGTTGCTAACTCGccaaagtttaaaatccattcAAAAAtagtttgccaaaaagaataaaagtacCTGTATTAAAGTGGCAAAGGCATCATCCTCTGTCAGCTTTAAGAATTCAACAGCCCAATCATCAACATGTCCAATAGCAGTTTTTCGCCTTTCAGCTTCAAGCAAAACAGAATCACGATACAAGAATCTTTGCCATATTTTCTGAACATTTGCCAGCttgaattcaatttttgtaTCATTGAATCCCTGCAAGAAAAAGTGGATTAGCAACCACTCAACCAATGTTGCCTAGGATGACAACTTTATGTAAAGTATCTTGAATTAAATTGTATGATAAATTATGCAATAACCCAAAACAAACTACTAGAgataaaaaagggggaaaataaATACCCGAAGGGTCTTTATCAAGTTCGGAATTTCCGCTTCAGGTATTCGAACAGCAAAGCTGTCATAGTTGAGCACATTCTCATATGGTAGGAAAATCCCATCCTAAataacaaggaaacaaagaggcAAAAGGAATACACGTGGCCTTGCCGGTGCTGCGGAGGAGCTTCTTGGCAACGAATGCGGCGTCACCGGCGGCTTCCTTGCTGCGGGTGACGATGGAGGAGCGAGAGATCTTCACGAGGACGGAGCTTGAGTTGTTGCTAGGTCTGTCTAGGAGTGAGACTCCACCTCTTCGGACGCCATTGGAATGAAAatgaatcaatcaatcaattaggGTTCTTGGCAATTTTGTTTTGCTCTTCTCACCCTAATTCTATAGCACTCACTAGTCACTACTTTTCGCTTCTCCTTATACCCTTCTTATACCCTATGGTGACGTGGATACTACTACTATTACTGTGCGATTTCATGCCaaattgtaatttatatttcttgttgtttctttacaaaaaaatatcgCTGCATTATTTCAATCGTTTAATCAAATATTTGGTGCATGTTAgataacatttatatttaaacaaaaatatttattttaatatgtatttattttatgagaTTTTGCCTACACTTTGTATttgtaagttttaattttttaaattttatgagatTTTACCTATACTTTGTATTTGTAAGTAGaaattattttgagttttacctacaccaaATAATAGTAggtacaaatttttaaattttacctatGATAAACAAATGTaggtataagtattttttttacttttacctaCAATAATTCATGTGGGTAGGCAAAAGCCTACGTAGGTatatgtcatttttcttgtagtataAAAAAATCAGGTTAGGGTTTAGAGGAGAAAGTTGATGGAATTTTTTTGTACCTTGTTAATGCTTCTGTCACCAACTTACGTAGAGGATGTTAACCTATTTCATTCCTTGTCCATGGCGGTGCTCATGGCGGCATTACCATCGGTCCtgatttattgttttctacttgCAATGGCCAATGGTCACAAGAGcaggagaaaaatatttaaaagtttaaaaatagcttaaaacttctaaaatatatgtccaattaagatttttaagcCAATTTGTTATGATTGTCACTACAAGCCCCTTTTCTTGTAGTGTTACCACCATaacatttgattaatttttaaaacctatCACAATGAATTCACTACGTAcctataagaattaaaagaaattatcaagtataatgtagaaaaagaagaaaaagatggatTAAATTAGCTCcaatgttattaaatatattatattaacataattaaatgttataatcattattttttaaatgtaatttattttatatatgtttgaatttttctttttcaaaatgatttaaagctaaatttctttaaatttaagtaaataaaaaattgtgtcaAACCATACATTTTGTTATactaataacaattttttcaaatctaacattcttatttatacatttgactttttttttcaaaatgtttttaaaaaatacatatttacatttttaattaaataaaaaaattggctcATACCATAGATTTTATTATACTAATACATTTCTTCAAATCTAACTTTCTTAAATATGTGTTTgacttttactttttcaaaatagcttattttttattttttattttattaaaataacaaacaagaaaaatgtacctatatataaatattatattaataacattaaaaagtATTCTAAAAAACCATTTAACATTGTATGagtattttattacaaataaaaattataagtataaaaaatatgagtaGCTCTTGAACACAAAAAATGGATCATCAATATAGATAACAATGGATAGGGTCTCAAAAGGGTACTATAGTACCGTTCTCATACGCGCGATAAAAAATTTATCTGTACACACCCCATACATGTGTTGGTAGAACTTTAATGTGAGAGGAGTGGTTCATttctataaattatgttttgctCGAGGGATTTTTCcttcattattatattatttaatttaatacaaaaatataattaatgtgtaaattttaatgatttattgAGTGatgtgttttaattaattaaattcacattaaatgtttttttataaaataaataaataaataaagtatgtataataattataattagaaattgaatatagaaaaTGAGTTCGACTCATATCATTCATAAGCTTGCATTGTGTTGGAGTGTACATCCACCTTTTAAGTATTTGAGGAAGAAAAATATTGTCAAATAGAAACAAACTTATACAAATAATCGGTTCCAGATTTCTAAAGATGtagaaaaaagtattaaaaataaaacaaaaaacattgtttagattttttaatgtgtatattattttatatatcatttgtgtaaaaagttttatatttgtattatttgggtagtttttttgtattaaataggTAAAAAAATTCTACTCATGTAAAACACACACTTTTGTAAGTTTTGTTAGTTGAAATCAAAAAATTTGTTGGGTCCCATTTCTCATTTAATGTTTGTCTCTTGATATTgtagttttcaaaaaaaaaaatcatcgatTTTTGGATAATTACTTGACAGTTTGTTGTTTTGCTTGCTGGATTTTGTTTGCATGGCTCGCGTTTTTGTGATTTTGGATTTCGAGTTTGAAATTTGGGTTTTCTTTGCCATGATCtcggttattttttatttcattgtgaTTTGATCATGTTTTCCTTTTCCGTTTAGGTAATCATGATTGTGTAATAAATCACGCACATAAGATGGTCATGGTTTGCAAAGCATAATTATGACACTCATTATTTCTGATTTgttatatcaattttttgttcCTCTTTTATGTTTGACTCTCATTCTTGTGTAAAAATAACATGAACTTGTTGGAATTAGGATTTAATGCTTGAATCTGAAATCACCTTTGTTGTCCATTATTGCTTGATGAAATGTCAATTTGATGTGTGCCTATTCGATGATTTCAATAGAAAATCTCTTCTAATGAATTTAAGAACAGATAATTGCACTAAAGACTTTTTAGAGAGAGTGTGTGTATGTAAGAGTAATAGAGAAAGTTATGGATGGCTTTGAAATTGAGCTTTGGAAACTTCTGATACTATGTAAACATTGATCATTTATAAATCAAAATGTTAATCTTGGAAAAGCATGAGTACATGGCATATGATTGTGGTTTGATCTGACAAGTACCTTCTTGTTGTATGAAGTGCATAAAAAATGAGTGCTAATTGGTTTCATTTGGTTAGACTGCTGGTAATACAGGTAAACATTCTATTGCCCCATCAAAAAAGAGGAGACATTTAACTGTATATCATTATGTTGTTGTTTACTTTATCAAATTACTTTTTATCATGCACAAGTGTGTATGTACATGCTGCTCTCAAAACCTATTGGTGATTGAACTTTTGATTTATCATTGTGATAGTCTAGCAGGCCAGTCAGGCTGAATTCTAGGTAGCATtgtagattcataaagaagttgAGCCAATGTTCATCGGGTAGATACTGATGATGAATGAGAAGAGCTACACCACTACAAATAACATATCCAATGGGTTTCATTACATTTTCATGACTTAGTTTTCTCAACCTTCGAAGCTCTATAACTCTATAACTATCTTGCTCGGGTAGTGCATTATTTTCATGTCCATAGAGATTAGTTTCCTTACAATAAGACTGTCCCAGAGGGCATGATTGCCTTGTAAGGTGTACTGAAAGCCCTAGAATTATCTTGCTCTAAAGAATATTACCTTCTAGATTATTGTTGCCAATTCGAACACTGAAAAGGGTTTGACAATTCCCAATTTCAACCGGAAGGTCACAACTTAAATTGTTCTGAGTGAGGATCAAAACTTCTAGCTTCCCTGAAGTAAAAATTCTTCCCGGTATAGGGCCTTCAAGGTGGTTTGAATGCAAGTTAAGTGTTTTAAGCTCATAAATAAATCCAAGTTTACTTGGAACCCTTCCATCGAAATTATTCTCATAAGCAGCAAAAACTCTCAGATTGGTCCAATTCCCTACCCAAGATGGTATCAAACCGCTCAAGTGATTGTTGAATATTTGAAAATCCTGTAAACTCTCAAGGCCCTGAAGTTCCTTTGGTATCTCTCCCACCAGCAAGTTATTGGAAAGGTTCAATGTTTTGAGGCTCCTTAGAGCACCCAATTTGGGAGGAATTGAACCTTCAAACTTGTTTGAAGACAAGTCTAGATATTcgagataaaataaatttccaaaagtagGAGGAATCAGTCCATGAAAATCAGTATTTGAAAGGTCAAGCCACTTCAAAGCTTTGAGTCTGGAAATTGAACTTACATCACCTCTAAGATTCTGATGAGAGATGATGATAGCCACAGGTGGCACCTTCCCAGGAGCAATATTCTGAGTTGCTGGTATTTCATCCAGAAACTCTAAGCTCTTGCTTGATGGCAGATATTCTCCCCACTGAATACACCATCCTCCGAAAAACTCTTCTTGGAAATGTGAAAATGTATGGAACCAAGAAAGGTACTATTTGCAACAAACCCTCAAATAAAGATTCGTGCTTCATGGGAAacaccttttattttaaaagctttCACTAGATAATTAAGTAATGCCACATCACTAGATGGCCTCAAGTATATGTAACTCAAACTTTACGATAACATAGTATCCAAAATCAAAACTAAATATctgaaacaattttaattatggAATCTTGATGAGCAACCCATACAGTTTGGAATTAGAAGCTTATTTGAAATGAGGAATTCATAATACAATGTTTACTCTAACATACTACTGAGAAAATAGGGATAAAATGTGTGAATTTACCTCTTTTAATGAAGTAATAAGTAAAACTGGTTACAACGATGTCTTTATTTTAGCACTTTCTTCGTCACTAGCATGATGTAACCTGAGCATGCACTTGTGTGCACATATTCAAAATGtggtttgaaaaaaatatcactAAGAATGTACgtatgcatatttattttaacagaagaaaaaatatcaGACATCTTGCTATGAATATGCATTGAAGAATCAAAGTTGCTAGCTAGTTTATTGGAATCTGTGGGGGAATTGCTGAACTATCTTCCATTGGGGCATTTGAACATctattgtaacatcccaattttcataaatgatgaattttaaaaaaaatgatgagattttataaataaataaataagtagatataattattaattaaaataatgatttgagagaaaataaaaaaagtattttatttatttgtttgatagaaaataaaataaagtttgtttttataaaataataaataataaataataaataaataaatagagtaaataataggtcataaatgcccctagctataaatagcaacatgctaggtcagttttcagaatgactcctcagcctcctctgcctcacaatttcgttttttttctcttctcccaaaatcctctctttttctcGCAAGCCACCTAAcctatctcagaaaaatgacgatctcggactcattcaccgttggattgtcgtgaaatttgagcaccacgttCACAACCGATTTCCAAGAATTCCCACCGTTGGGAATTGCGATAATATGTtcgagctaagagaaatacccctcgCATTTTCCTTTCCTGGAGAAACCCAaagctgtctcggtaaaactatgatcccggtttcgttaaccgttggatttcatgaaatttggatatgttgttggaaattcaatttcgcacgctttcaccgttgggatttacgAGATAGTATTTGCggagggagaaaaataaatcgcatgaagacagtacaagtggaggcttcaatcccttctctgtctctttgacgtttgggaactctatcggagcagttagaggaaaaaaattggaggaatctcagggaaccgctagagatgctgctatcgctggctgaagacacgtgagtccgcttaagGGATGGGTTATCTACAATTGGGAACTAgtaagaacatgtgtagggatccttagagatatcaattggaatgagtttttgggtgtttttgcaatttcattttatccttataattattacagtgaattatatatgtttgacagaccaatttttgtgaaattgatatgctattgtgttgagcgtgaaccctataaattgagtactttttctaattaatatgaattgatgaaacaaagaaaggagaaatttagagagagatattgattttgtattttctctttttcttgttgtttaggtttttatatataatttaaaaaattaatatcataattgaaactgaccaaagtgttcatataattatttagattttgtgcattgaaagcttactttgaaatttttgatttaatgtgatgtatgctagtttatatatatagaggtagttatttgtattgataatttatgtaaataatattgtagagtgttatagtatgattccaaaaattattaagtgttggagtttgagaatattatggttaaatttcatgaacatgtgtatgttgtaccttatgaatatcattggggatgttatgagatggttgatgtgatgttatgagatgttaaagtgtggacatgatattcgattgagaataagtggatgtgtttaaTACTTATGTTACATTAAATATATCGTaaactatgaattatacaataacccgaccaatgtttatgcgcagtgttaaagagaaagtgtaggtttctagttaggaaccagtgttaaattgtagcgcaattgtgttaaacatgtt encodes the following:
- the LOC114371464 gene encoding leucine-rich repeat receptor-like tyrosine-protein kinase PXC3 → MGSEWGFNGDEISLRWNAFKNCFDFSVLLVQMDAGEYQWGEYLPSSKSLEFLDEIPATQNIAPGKVPPVAIIISHQNLRGDVSSISRLKALKWLDLSNTDFHGLIPPTFGNLFYLEYLDLSSNKFEGSIPPKLGALRSLKTLNLSNNLLVGEIPKELQGLESLQDFQIFNNHLSGLIPSWVGNWTNLRVFAAYENNFDGRVPSKLGFIYELKTLNLHSNHLEGPIPGRIFTSGKLEVLILTQNNLSCDLPVEIGNCQTLFSVRIGNNNLEGNIL